The segment CCGAGCACCACGCGTGAGACACCGGCATGCAGATACTGCCGAACCGTCTCAATGGTCCTGATGCCGCCACCGACCTGAACGGACGCAGTGACCGATTTTATGATGGACTGGATCTGCCGTAAATTTTTGGGTTCGCCGTCAACCGCTCCGTTCAGATCGACCACATGGATCAGACTGGCTCCATTCTGTTGCCACTTGCGGGCAACCTCGGCAACGTCATCAGAATAGACTGTCTCTGCCGCCATATCGCCTTGGCGCAACCGAACGCAGCGCCCATCTTTCAGATCGATTGCCGGAATGATGATCATGGTCTCTGCAGTTCCCGTGGCCTGTCGACTTATCGGCTCGTCCCAAACGGCATCGCTTTGACGAGTTTTTCGGCGCCAAATTGAGCCAGCTCATCGGCCGTGACATAGCGTCCGTGTCGATGTACGGCGTCAATGAAATCTTCATTCATCGGTCTCTGCCGTTCATAATAACCACCTTCCCAGAGGACAGACCCATCGGCAGAGATGACTTTCACTTCAAATCCAACCGCGGCGGGCGGACTCGCGCCGAGAGGACCTCCGACTCGTTCTTGATACACCAGCACCTTGCCGATCAGCGCAGCATCGACGGCCAGCCTTTTCGCCGTGCGCGACGCAGCCGTTTCCTCCGTCATCGTTTCACTTTCGCCTGACGAGGCTTCGGCGGTTTTCATCGCTTCACGAGGAGCGATGACCCTGATGCCCTGTTTGTTGCGCAGGCGATTCCAAACCAATTCGGTGATCCGCTCCGGGACGTGAGGGGAAATGGAGGAGGTGGTTTGCGCCAATCGTCCCCTGGGAGGAGCGATGCCCGTCGGCGAGATATCCGACCTCTTGGCCCCTTCCGGTACTCCCATGTATGGATCGGCCGACTCAATGAGCTGTGGCGACTCAATTGCGGTAAAAGGAAGCACCACGAGCGAAGCAATCGTATACCGATCGAGCTGGGCCGACGTCTTCGTCGACACCTTGGGGCCGCTGCACCCCTGCAAAACAATAAGCGCGATGATCGAAGTGAGTAAAGGAACACGTCTGTAATAATAGAGTTTCGATGTCCTGATCATTTCCGGTTACCGAAATTCTTCATCAATCGCAAACCTGAGCTCTGGCTTTTTTCCGGATGAAACTGGCACGCCACCACATTGTCTTTCCAGATGCTCGACGTGAAGGGAATGCCATACGTCGTCGTCGTGGCCGTCACCTGCTTGTCACCTGGATCCACGAAAAAAGAATGAACGAAATACCAATGGGCTCCATCGGCGATGCCCTCGAACAGCGGGCAAGGCCGTTGGATTTGGACCTGGTTCCATCCCATGTGCGGAACCTTCAACGACTGATCCTTTGGGAAAGCGCAAACTTTCCCGGGAAAGATATCGAGCCCTTCATGCTTGCCGAACTCTTCACTTTCCGTAAACAGCAGTTGAAAGCCCAGGCAAATCCCCAAGAACGGTTTTCCCGACTGAATCGCGTCCTTAATGGACTCGATCAATCCGTACTGCTGCAGATTCGCCATGCAATCACCGAATGCTCCAACGCCCGGCAGAACCACATGACTGGCATTTTGAATGGTCGCTGCATCGCGCGTGACCATCGCCTGGTGTCCCACGGCCTCAAAGGCCTTGGAGACACTACGGAGGTTTCCCATCCCGTAGTCAATAATAGCAATCATGCTCGCCACCTAAGAGGTTGTAACAATACCGCAAACGTGAAGCTTCCTGCCACTGGCAATCTACATCGCTGGATTCGACCGAACATTGGCCATCCTTCCGTGTGCGTTTGATTGACAGGACGAAATCGAACCAGTAGCCTGAACCGGCTGAAAGATGGCGTCTGACATGAATGACAAAGCGTTAATTGAGTTCGCTCAACAAGCGATCCCCAACTTCATTGCTCTGTATCGGTTCGGTTCGCAAGCGAAGGGAAGGGCACGTCCGGAGAGCGACGTGGATCTCGCGGTGCTCGCGCGTGATCCCATTCCTGCCCTACGGCGATTTGAACTCGCTCAGGAGCTGGCCACGCAGCTGCACCGGGATGTGGACCTCGTGGATCTTCGCAGCGCCTCAACCGTGATGCGCATGCAGGTCATCTCGACCGGAGTGTGCCTTTACAAGGTGAGCGATCAGTTACAAGGAGAGTTCGAAGATCTGGTCTATTCGGCCTATGCCCGGCTGAACGAAGAGCGGCGAGGAATTCTCAACGATGTCAGGACGCGGGGATCTGTGTATGCCGGATGACGTGGTCATCAATAAGGTCGCCAGTCTGGAACGCTGCGTCGAGAGAATCCGCGCGGTCTACGGCGGCACAGAGTCCAACCTTTATGAAGACCTTACAACGCAAGATTCTATCCTGCTCAATCTCCAACGAGCCTGTGAAGTTTCGATCGACCTCGCCATGCATGTCGTAAGGAAGCGCAAGTTGGGCATCCCGCAGGACAGCCGAGATGCGTTCGACCTCTTGCAGACTCACGCCCTACTTGATGAACCATTAGCCACGGCAATGAAACGCATGGTGGGATTCCGTAATGTTGCGATTCACGAGTACGACAAGTTGAACCTCGATATCGTCAAATCCATCATTACTACCAAACTCGATGACGTGTTAACGTTCGGCAAACAACTACTCCGGTCGGAAGCCTAACTCGACTCATTGCCAACTCGGAAACAATTTCACCTGCTCACGGAACTAATCCTTAGTTGTCCGATTTTTCAACCCACTTTGGTTTTCGTTCCCGCTTGCCGAACACCATTTCAAACAAAACCATCTCGTCTTTCCCCATGCCGATTCTGTCAAAACGTATGGTAGGGGATACCGATGCGTGTTCCTCTATAAGTC is part of the Nitrospira sp. genome and harbors:
- the hisH gene encoding imidazole glycerol phosphate synthase subunit HisH, translated to MIAIIDYGMGNLRSVSKAFEAVGHQAMVTRDAATIQNASHVVLPGVGAFGDCMANLQQYGLIESIKDAIQSGKPFLGICLGFQLLFTESEEFGKHEGLDIFPGKVCAFPKDQSLKVPHMGWNQVQIQRPCPLFEGIADGAHWYFVHSFFVDPGDKQVTATTTTYGIPFTSSIWKDNVVACQFHPEKSQSSGLRLMKNFGNRK
- a CDS encoding nucleotidyltransferase domain-containing protein — protein: MNDKALIEFAQQAIPNFIALYRFGSQAKGRARPESDVDLAVLARDPIPALRRFELAQELATQLHRDVDLVDLRSASTVMRMQVISTGVCLYKVSDQLQGEFEDLVYSAYARLNEERRGILNDVRTRGSVYAG
- a CDS encoding DUF86 domain-containing protein, which translates into the protein MPDDVVINKVASLERCVERIRAVYGGTESNLYEDLTTQDSILLNLQRACEVSIDLAMHVVRKRKLGIPQDSRDAFDLLQTHALLDEPLATAMKRMVGFRNVAIHEYDKLNLDIVKSIITTKLDDVLTFGKQLLRSEA